Proteins encoded within one genomic window of Candidatus Eisenbacteria bacterium:
- the def gene encoding peptide deformylase has translation MAILKVARLGHPVLRKVAEPVSPEAIGAPEIQRLIDDMLETMREYDGAGLAAPQVHVSRRIVIYGVQGNPRYPDAEEVPLTVLVNPKITPTTKEMEEDWEGCLSLPDLRGQVPRYTRVRVEAYGRDGKPLQFVAEGFHARVVQHECDHLDATVYVDRMRSMATLTFLSEFHKYWLGREPELE, from the coding sequence ATGGCCATCTTGAAGGTTGCGCGGCTCGGGCACCCCGTGCTGCGCAAGGTCGCCGAGCCCGTCTCGCCGGAGGCCATCGGCGCCCCGGAGATCCAGCGACTCATCGACGACATGCTCGAGACGATGCGCGAATACGACGGCGCGGGTCTCGCGGCGCCGCAGGTGCACGTGTCGCGCCGCATCGTGATCTACGGCGTGCAGGGTAACCCGCGCTATCCGGACGCCGAAGAAGTTCCCCTGACCGTCCTCGTCAACCCGAAGATCACGCCCACGACCAAGGAGATGGAGGAGGACTGGGAGGGCTGTCTCAGCCTCCCCGATCTGCGCGGCCAGGTCCCGCGCTACACGCGCGTGCGCGTCGAAGCGTACGGACGCGACGGAAAGCCGCTACAGTTCGTCGCCGAGGGGTTCCACGCGCGGGTCGTCCAGCACGAGTGCGATCACCTGGACGCGACGGTCTACGTCGATCGTATGCGTTCGATGGCGACCCTCACGTTCCTCTCCGAGTTCCACAAGTACTGGCTGGGCCGCGAACCCGAGCTCGAGTGA
- a CDS encoding isoprenylcysteine carboxylmethyltransferase family protein, producing MTGLADGVVVAAWAVVLAHDAIRAARGHTGDGPARRVAGAVLLAVLVVTIAALERMGGGRRLTSPVLAVLGMALAVGGAALHVAARRTLGAAWSARITPSGPVLVEDGPFGVVRHPLYLGIGLVAVGTLLAHPSIATASVAVGLGAGLAAKIPREERALAAAFGPRWDAYRARVPCVVPRFSSGRP from the coding sequence GTGACGGGTCTCGCCGACGGCGTCGTCGTGGCCGCGTGGGCCGTGGTGCTCGCGCACGACGCGATACGCGCGGCGCGCGGTCACACCGGTGACGGGCCCGCGCGCCGCGTGGCCGGCGCCGTGCTGCTCGCCGTGCTCGTCGTCACGATCGCCGCGCTCGAGCGGATGGGCGGCGGGCGGCGGCTGACGTCGCCGGTCCTGGCGGTGCTCGGCATGGCCCTCGCCGTCGGGGGCGCCGCGCTGCACGTCGCCGCGCGCCGCACGCTCGGCGCCGCGTGGTCGGCGCGCATCACGCCGTCGGGCCCGGTCCTCGTCGAGGACGGGCCGTTCGGCGTCGTGCGGCACCCGCTCTACCTCGGCATCGGGCTCGTCGCAGTCGGGACGCTCCTCGCGCACCCCTCGATCGCGACGGCGAGCGTGGCGGTCGGCCTCGGCGCCGGACTCGCGGCGAAGATCCCGCGCGAGGAGCGCGCGCTCGCAGCGGCGTTCGGGCCGCGGTGGGATGCCTATCGGGCGCGCGTCCCGTGCGTCGTCCCGCGCTTCAGC
- a CDS encoding ATP-binding protein produces the protein MRVRLDLRVPFACRAALATSAAGWPAAGYGALAIFVAGDFARTGSGWIFGTPFFVLLLGATIAHQLSMGLGGGLGIPAVFPGVRAVNRVLDGSGHPRPCAPADLAEAARGIARLPMYNVLHAGVLSLAVVLGTELLEWWGAGPSSPNFGVIARSGLIATGLYMSVSLTLGELLVRPACRAVRRATLQHGVVVDDTYVLARRWRVLAAVVPPVAALAVAVEFGRSQHATAVPYALLLALSAVVAVAIAWLQYESHERAARELTFACRALAAGEDGHLVTGSIDPTLLGIAQEFNAAAHQVRADRRASSERYRTLFDGAGDAILLVDADDGHIVEVSARAERLFASARGDLVGRAFTDCVDAGTRERLREFALDRRPNAEVSLVNAGIVRSDGETVPVDASLAIVSAGDERLLQAILRDVRDRRRIEHELRKVARRFEELYRLAVALGDDPGALAEHTVRALRALLEYPIASVARLDGDETEILALARGDEVIGHGRRVLPGTPCSEVRSRRSACIFTDANDRFPKDRELVAAGIRTYCGVPILDASGDVVGIVSVLDTQARTVRDEDLQLLTSFAQRIGQAIDRERFALAQEGLTQRLIESDRVKTEFLGMMSHELRTPLNILLGYNRMLLESLEEGDVMPRAERGEILERMLSGGLHLSELVEDTLSVLRLEAGVVQIDAAPVALPAFLDEIQGVDRLLRRPSDVVERWHADAEVPTLVTDRRKLRQVVTNLVGNARKFTDRGIIEVHVARDQGTGGVVLTVRDTGCGIDGAHLPHIFDLYRQAPSQRRQDGCGLGLYIVRRYVELLGGRVSCTSAVGQGTTFVVTLPASAAPAAAAAA, from the coding sequence GTGCGCGTGCGCCTCGATCTTCGTGTGCCCTTCGCCTGCCGCGCTGCGCTCGCGACCAGCGCGGCCGGGTGGCCTGCGGCGGGCTATGGCGCCCTCGCCATCTTCGTCGCCGGCGATTTCGCGCGCACCGGCTCCGGTTGGATCTTCGGCACCCCGTTCTTCGTCCTGCTCCTCGGGGCGACCATCGCCCACCAGCTCTCCATGGGACTCGGCGGCGGCCTCGGCATCCCGGCGGTCTTCCCGGGCGTCCGCGCGGTGAATCGCGTGCTCGACGGGTCGGGCCACCCGAGGCCGTGCGCGCCGGCCGATCTCGCCGAGGCGGCCCGCGGCATCGCGCGCCTTCCCATGTACAACGTCCTGCACGCGGGCGTGCTCAGCCTCGCCGTCGTGCTCGGTACCGAGCTGCTCGAGTGGTGGGGCGCCGGTCCCTCGTCGCCGAACTTCGGCGTCATCGCTCGGAGCGGTCTCATCGCGACCGGCCTCTACATGAGCGTCAGCTTGACCCTGGGCGAGCTGCTCGTGCGCCCCGCCTGTCGCGCCGTGCGGCGCGCGACGTTGCAGCACGGCGTGGTCGTCGACGACACCTACGTTCTCGCACGGAGGTGGCGCGTGCTCGCGGCCGTGGTCCCGCCCGTGGCAGCGCTCGCGGTCGCGGTCGAGTTCGGACGCTCCCAGCACGCGACGGCGGTGCCGTACGCGCTGCTGCTGGCACTGTCGGCGGTGGTCGCGGTCGCGATCGCGTGGCTCCAGTACGAGAGCCACGAGCGTGCCGCGCGCGAGCTGACGTTCGCCTGCCGCGCGCTCGCGGCCGGCGAGGACGGGCACCTGGTCACGGGCAGCATCGACCCGACGCTGCTCGGCATCGCGCAGGAGTTCAACGCCGCCGCGCACCAGGTGCGCGCCGATCGGCGCGCCTCCTCGGAGCGCTATCGCACGCTCTTCGACGGCGCCGGCGATGCCATCCTGCTGGTCGACGCGGACGACGGCCACATCGTCGAGGTGAGCGCCCGCGCCGAGCGGCTCTTCGCGAGCGCGCGCGGCGACCTCGTCGGCAGGGCTTTCACCGATTGCGTGGATGCCGGGACGAGGGAGCGGCTGCGCGAGTTCGCCCTCGACCGCCGGCCGAACGCCGAAGTGTCGCTCGTCAACGCGGGCATCGTCCGGAGCGACGGCGAGACCGTCCCCGTCGACGCGTCGCTCGCGATCGTGTCGGCCGGCGACGAACGCCTGCTCCAGGCGATCCTCCGCGACGTCCGCGACCGGCGGCGCATCGAGCACGAGCTGCGCAAGGTCGCGCGGCGGTTCGAGGAGCTCTACCGCCTCGCCGTGGCGCTCGGCGACGATCCGGGCGCACTGGCCGAGCACACGGTGCGCGCGCTGCGGGCGCTGCTCGAGTATCCGATCGCGTCGGTCGCACGGCTCGATGGGGACGAGACCGAGATCCTGGCCCTGGCCCGCGGGGACGAGGTGATCGGCCACGGCCGGCGGGTCCTGCCGGGCACGCCGTGCTCCGAGGTCCGGTCGCGGCGGAGCGCGTGCATCTTCACGGATGCCAACGACCGCTTCCCGAAGGATCGCGAGCTGGTCGCCGCCGGCATCCGCACCTATTGCGGCGTCCCCATCCTCGATGCCTCGGGCGACGTGGTCGGCATCGTGAGCGTCCTCGACACGCAGGCACGCACGGTGCGCGACGAGGACCTGCAGCTGCTCACGAGCTTCGCGCAGCGCATCGGGCAGGCCATCGATCGCGAGCGCTTCGCCCTCGCGCAGGAGGGTCTGACGCAACGCCTGATCGAGAGTGATCGCGTGAAGACCGAGTTCCTGGGCATGATGTCCCACGAGCTGCGCACGCCACTCAACATTCTGCTCGGGTACAACCGGATGTTGCTCGAGAGCCTCGAGGAGGGCGACGTCATGCCTCGCGCGGAGCGGGGCGAGATCCTCGAGCGGATGCTCTCGGGCGGCTTGCACTTGAGTGAGCTGGTCGAGGACACGCTCTCGGTCCTGCGGCTCGAGGCCGGCGTCGTGCAGATCGACGCGGCGCCCGTGGCGCTCCCCGCGTTCCTCGACGAGATCCAGGGCGTCGATCGCCTGCTGCGCCGTCCGAGCGACGTCGTCGAGCGATGGCACGCCGACGCAGAGGTGCCGACGCTCGTCACCGATCGCCGAAAGCTCCGGCAGGTGGTGACGAACCTGGTCGGCAACGCCCGCAAGTTCACCGATCGGGGCATCATCGAGGTGCACGTCGCCCGCGACCAGGGGACCGGGGGCGTGGTGCTCACGGTGCGCGACACCGGCTGCGGCATCGACGGGGCCCACCTGCCGCACATCTTCGATCTATACCGCCAGGCGCCCAGCCAGCGACGGCAGGACGGCTGCGGGCTCGGGCTCTACATCGTGCGCCGGTACGTCGAGCTGCTGGGTGGACGGGTCTCGTGCACCAGCGCCGTCGGACAGGGGACGACGTTCGTCGTGACGCTGCCCGCGAGCGCCGCGCCGGCCGCCGCTGCGGCCGCCTAG
- a CDS encoding Rne/Rng family ribonuclease, translating into MTKQILINAAPWETRVAVLEDTTLVELHVERGRDKGLAGNVYKGRVVRVLPGMQAAFVDIGLEKAAFLHVSDLVGPDLVRGVVEESIDTDDVEVESAPRRRVQYAPIEERLTKNQELLVQVSKEPMGTKGARVTAQISLPGRHLVHMPGTDHVGISRRIEDPEERERLRDAVESERSGPGGFIVRTACAGATKREIRDDVRFLTRLWSHLQHVAEGATAPALVHRDLDLVLRVLRDLFTPEVDRVVVDDVAEHARVIEFVEALVPRLASHVHLYQGTTPLFEQHGVETKIARALDRRVWLKSGGYLVFDQTESLTTVDVNTGRYVGKKDQEETVLRTNLEAAKQVVQQLRLRNIGGIIVIDFIDMEKPANRKKVFDALQEAASTDKARSNVLQISEMGLVQMTRKRTRESLGQQLLEPCPHCDGLGRLRATETIAYEALRRVQRAAAEHEGGRPLTLTVHSAVAEFLRSDAAGHVEQLRARLGRPINVDSSSDFARDAIDVAVG; encoded by the coding sequence GTGACGAAGCAGATCCTCATCAACGCGGCACCGTGGGAGACCCGCGTCGCCGTCCTCGAGGACACGACGCTGGTCGAGCTCCACGTCGAGCGCGGCCGCGACAAGGGCCTCGCGGGCAACGTCTACAAGGGGCGCGTCGTGCGCGTACTGCCGGGCATGCAGGCGGCGTTCGTCGACATCGGCCTCGAGAAGGCGGCGTTCCTCCACGTCTCCGATCTCGTCGGGCCCGATCTCGTGCGCGGTGTCGTCGAGGAAAGCATCGACACCGACGACGTCGAGGTGGAGAGCGCGCCGCGCCGCCGCGTCCAGTATGCGCCCATCGAGGAGCGCCTGACCAAGAACCAGGAGCTCCTGGTCCAGGTCTCGAAGGAGCCGATGGGCACGAAGGGCGCGCGCGTGACGGCGCAGATCTCGCTGCCCGGGCGTCACCTGGTCCACATGCCGGGGACGGATCACGTCGGCATCTCGCGACGCATCGAAGATCCCGAGGAGCGGGAGCGGCTGCGCGACGCCGTCGAGTCCGAGCGCTCGGGACCCGGCGGCTTCATCGTGCGGACGGCGTGTGCCGGCGCGACCAAGCGCGAGATCCGCGACGACGTGCGCTTCCTCACGCGCCTGTGGTCCCACCTCCAGCACGTGGCGGAGGGCGCGACCGCGCCGGCCCTCGTGCACCGCGATCTCGACCTCGTGCTGCGCGTCTTGCGGGACCTGTTCACGCCCGAGGTCGACCGCGTGGTCGTCGACGACGTGGCCGAGCACGCGCGCGTGATCGAGTTCGTCGAGGCGCTGGTGCCGCGCCTCGCCTCGCACGTGCACCTCTACCAGGGGACGACGCCGCTCTTCGAGCAGCACGGCGTCGAGACGAAGATCGCGCGGGCGCTCGATCGGCGGGTGTGGCTCAAGTCGGGCGGCTACCTCGTCTTCGACCAGACCGAGTCGCTGACGACCGTCGACGTGAACACCGGACGCTACGTCGGCAAGAAGGATCAGGAGGAGACGGTGCTGCGCACGAACCTGGAGGCCGCCAAGCAGGTCGTCCAGCAGCTCCGCCTGCGGAACATCGGCGGGATCATCGTGATCGACTTCATCGACATGGAGAAGCCCGCCAACCGCAAGAAGGTGTTCGACGCGCTCCAGGAAGCCGCGAGCACCGACAAGGCCCGCTCGAACGTGCTGCAGATCTCCGAGATGGGCCTCGTCCAGATGACGCGCAAGCGTACGCGCGAGAGCCTGGGACAGCAGCTCCTCGAGCCGTGCCCGCACTGCGATGGGCTCGGCCGGCTGCGCGCGACCGAGACGATCGCGTACGAGGCGCTTCGCCGGGTGCAGCGCGCCGCCGCCGAGCACGAGGGCGGACGGCCGCTCACCCTGACGGTGCACTCGGCCGTCGCCGAGTTCCTGCGCAGCGACGCCGCGGGCCACGTGGAGCAGCTCCGGGCGCGCCTCGGTCGGCCGATCAACGTGGATTCGAGCAGCGACTTCGCGCGCGACGCGATCGACGTCGCCGTGGGCTAG
- a CDS encoding TIGR03960 family B12-binding radical SAM protein has protein sequence MLRTYREEYERLLPLVEKPGRYLGNERGAIRKDLDRVAIRVALAFPEVYEIAQSHLGLQILYEILNRRPDVAAERAYAPWRDLEAILRARGLPLVSLENHLALRDFHVVGFSLQYELTYTNLLTMLELGGIPPRSVDRTTDDPVVIAGGPCAFNPEPLAPFLDAVVLGDGEQAIGDVVDVVARWDRRERATLLGALAEVPGCYVPALFEPRYRDDGTIAEVIPRDPERPIVRKRILPDLDAFPPPSDPIVPNIGVVHDRASVEVMRGCVKGCRFCQAGYVYRPLRERNPERVVAHTTALMERTGYEEVSLLSLSTGDYSGVNPVLKALMDRLAPERVAVSLPSTRVDALSPKILEQIRRVRKTGFTLAPEAGTQRLRDVIQKEYREDELLAAAKLFADLGWRALKLYFMIGLPSETEEDVLGIALLAERVKRAAGGRLKVTASISTFSPKPHTPFQWAGELSIAETEARQSLLRRELGRRGIEFRWHDARLSWLEGIFSRGDRRLANVIETAQRRGARFDGWSDQCRVGVWEQALAEHGVDPAFHLRRRPLGEVLPWDHLDAGPSKKFLQQDLARAVAGQLTPDCSVERCTYCGACDFEAVRNVDYHPAGAKGSLHRGEMVSRWAELLVPPDDANDPLPAWETRMWRGIRTRVAERRAARMPVPARPAIAGDGLSPAALGPTAQASPAPGGEGNAEEWLGAVPSSLAPAAAALPPVQRVRVRYRKVGPARFIATRELGTIFFRATRRAGLPIAFSNGHHPLPRIGFGPALPVGFSSDDELVDLELTTRLEPAAVLALLARELPEGLEPLSALDVGRGTPSIDQSVIALDYDVDLSTLDVPPTPEAIASAVARFHASDEVLVRKRTPRGERLVDARGAVLGLAQTGPLELRLQLVVGPGGTLKPGILLTALLGLPDEMVPLVRIHKRATRLREPAPALVPDAAAPLA, from the coding sequence ATGCTGCGCACCTATCGCGAGGAGTACGAGCGCCTGCTTCCGCTCGTCGAGAAGCCGGGGCGCTATCTCGGAAACGAGCGCGGGGCCATCCGCAAGGACCTGGATCGGGTGGCGATCCGCGTGGCGCTCGCGTTTCCGGAAGTCTACGAGATCGCGCAGTCCCATCTGGGGCTCCAGATCCTCTACGAAATCTTGAACCGGCGACCCGACGTGGCCGCCGAGCGGGCCTACGCGCCGTGGCGGGACCTCGAGGCGATTCTCCGCGCCCGCGGCCTGCCCCTCGTTTCGCTCGAGAACCACCTCGCCCTGCGCGATTTCCACGTCGTCGGGTTCAGCCTCCAGTACGAGCTCACGTACACGAACCTGCTCACGATGCTCGAGCTCGGGGGCATTCCGCCCCGCAGCGTCGATCGCACGACCGACGATCCCGTCGTGATCGCCGGCGGCCCCTGCGCCTTCAATCCCGAGCCGCTGGCGCCGTTCCTCGACGCCGTCGTGCTGGGGGACGGCGAGCAGGCGATCGGCGACGTGGTCGACGTCGTCGCGCGCTGGGATCGTCGCGAGCGGGCGACCCTGCTCGGTGCCCTCGCCGAGGTGCCCGGCTGCTACGTGCCCGCGCTCTTCGAGCCGCGCTACCGGGACGACGGCACGATCGCCGAGGTGATCCCGCGCGATCCCGAGCGCCCGATCGTCCGCAAGCGCATCCTGCCCGACCTCGACGCGTTCCCGCCGCCCTCCGATCCGATCGTCCCCAACATCGGCGTCGTGCACGACCGCGCGAGCGTCGAGGTCATGCGCGGGTGTGTGAAGGGCTGCCGCTTCTGCCAGGCCGGCTACGTCTACCGCCCGTTGCGCGAGCGCAACCCCGAACGGGTCGTCGCCCACACGACGGCGCTCATGGAGCGCACCGGCTACGAGGAGGTGTCGCTTCTCTCACTCTCGACCGGCGACTACAGCGGCGTCAATCCCGTCTTGAAGGCGCTCATGGATCGCCTTGCGCCCGAGCGGGTCGCCGTCTCGCTGCCGTCGACGCGCGTCGACGCGCTCTCGCCCAAGATCCTCGAGCAGATCCGTCGCGTACGGAAGACCGGCTTCACGCTCGCGCCGGAAGCGGGCACGCAACGCCTGCGCGACGTGATCCAGAAGGAGTACCGCGAGGACGAGTTGCTCGCCGCCGCGAAGCTCTTCGCCGATCTCGGCTGGCGCGCACTGAAGCTCTACTTCATGATCGGGCTCCCGAGCGAGACCGAGGAGGACGTGCTCGGCATCGCGCTGCTCGCCGAGCGCGTGAAGCGCGCAGCCGGCGGGCGTCTCAAGGTGACGGCCAGCATCTCCACCTTCTCGCCGAAGCCGCACACCCCCTTCCAGTGGGCCGGCGAGCTGTCGATCGCCGAAACGGAGGCGCGACAGAGCCTGCTGCGACGGGAGCTCGGACGCCGCGGCATCGAGTTCCGCTGGCACGACGCGCGCCTCTCGTGGCTGGAGGGAATCTTCTCGCGCGGCGATCGCCGCCTCGCGAACGTGATCGAGACCGCGCAGCGCCGCGGCGCGCGCTTCGACGGGTGGTCCGACCAGTGCCGCGTCGGCGTCTGGGAGCAGGCGCTCGCCGAGCATGGCGTCGACCCGGCCTTCCACCTCCGCCGGCGGCCGCTCGGCGAGGTGCTGCCGTGGGATCATCTCGACGCGGGGCCCTCGAAGAAGTTCCTGCAGCAGGATCTCGCGCGTGCGGTCGCGGGACAGCTCACGCCGGACTGCTCGGTCGAGCGCTGCACCTACTGCGGCGCCTGCGACTTCGAGGCCGTGCGCAACGTCGACTACCATCCGGCGGGCGCCAAGGGCTCGCTCCATCGCGGCGAGATGGTGTCGCGCTGGGCGGAACTCCTGGTGCCACCCGACGACGCGAACGATCCGCTGCCGGCATGGGAGACGCGCATGTGGCGCGGCATCCGCACGCGGGTCGCCGAGCGACGCGCCGCGAGGATGCCCGTCCCGGCCCGGCCCGCGATCGCCGGCGACGGCCTGTCGCCCGCCGCGCTCGGACCGACGGCGCAAGCGAGCCCCGCGCCCGGCGGCGAGGGCAACGCCGAGGAATGGCTCGGCGCCGTGCCGTCCTCGCTCGCGCCGGCGGCCGCGGCCCTCCCGCCCGTGCAGCGCGTGCGCGTCCGCTATCGCAAGGTGGGACCGGCCCGCTTCATCGCGACGCGCGAGCTGGGAACGATCTTCTTCCGCGCCACGCGCCGCGCCGGGCTTCCGATCGCGTTCTCGAACGGCCATCACCCGCTGCCCCGCATCGGCTTCGGACCCGCCCTGCCGGTGGGCTTCTCGAGCGACGACGAGCTCGTCGACCTGGAGCTGACGACGCGCCTCGAGCCCGCAGCCGTGCTGGCGCTGCTCGCACGCGAGCTGCCCGAGGGCCTCGAGCCCCTCTCGGCGCTCGACGTCGGGCGCGGCACCCCGAGCATCGACCAGAGCGTCATCGCCCTCGACTACGACGTCGACCTCTCGACCCTCGACGTGCCGCCGACGCCGGAGGCGATCGCCTCCGCCGTCGCGCGCTTCCACGCGAGCGACGAGGTTCTCGTCCGCAAGCGCACGCCGCGCGGCGAGCGGCTGGTCGACGCCCGCGGCGCCGTGCTCGGGCTCGCGCAGACGGGGCCGCTCGAGCTGCGCCTCCAGCTCGTGGTCGGGCCGGGGGGCACGCTCAAGCCCGGCATTCTCCTCACCGCGCTGCTCGGGCTGCCCGACGAGATGGTTCCGCTCGTGCGCATCCACAAGCGCGCGACACGACTTCGCGAGCCGGCGCCCGCGCTCGTGCCGGACGCCGCCGCACCTCTGGCGTGA
- a CDS encoding zinc-ribbon domain-containing protein: MTVRCPQCSTRYRLPPRSRLGRNPTYRCTRCRHVFAPDEEAEAPTLDEPDDDPIVDADDEDDAPVFTVESVARDPELEKEEEPRRAAHRARSDVPTAGSPARFAARAALAVLIVYGIVSIYVYTHAATARALLASIPLVGGEVSETRLHPGHIQLADVHGEFKRVHGDRLVFVITGTAINNAPVSVAGVQIQGRISGSEERRQVVYCGAAPQDVADLGIREIELLQTLKPPGDWNLPPGEQDRFLVAFVDPPLPLTEFTVEVVSVRGGTRRPDAFATSRP; this comes from the coding sequence CGCGCTATCGGCTGCCGCCCCGCTCGCGGCTCGGCCGCAACCCCACCTATCGCTGCACGCGCTGCCGTCACGTCTTCGCGCCCGACGAGGAAGCCGAAGCGCCGACGCTCGACGAGCCGGACGACGACCCGATCGTCGACGCCGACGACGAGGACGACGCGCCCGTATTCACCGTGGAATCGGTGGCGCGCGATCCCGAGCTCGAGAAGGAGGAGGAGCCGCGTCGTGCCGCGCATCGCGCACGGAGCGACGTGCCCACCGCCGGATCCCCGGCGCGCTTCGCCGCGCGCGCGGCGCTCGCCGTCCTCATCGTCTATGGCATCGTGTCGATCTACGTCTACACGCATGCGGCGACGGCGCGCGCGCTGCTCGCGTCGATTCCGCTCGTGGGTGGAGAGGTGAGCGAGACGCGGCTCCACCCCGGCCACATCCAGCTCGCGGACGTCCACGGCGAATTCAAGCGCGTGCACGGCGATCGGCTGGTGTTCGTCATCACCGGCACCGCGATCAACAACGCGCCGGTCTCGGTTGCAGGCGTCCAGATCCAGGGCCGCATCAGCGGCAGCGAAGAGCGGCGCCAGGTCGTCTACTGCGGCGCGGCTCCGCAGGACGTCGCCGACCTCGGGATCCGCGAGATCGAGCTGTTGCAGACGCTGAAGCCGCCGGGGGACTGGAACCTGCCGCCCGGCGAGCAGGACCGCTTCCTGGTCGCGTTCGTCGATCCGCCGCTGCCGCTGACGGAGTTCACGGTCGAGGTCGTCTCGGTGCGCGGCGGGACACGGCGTCCCGACGCGTTCGCGACCAGCAGACCGTAG
- the tatA gene encoding twin-arginine translocase TatA/TatE family subunit — protein sequence MFGLGIGELLVVLVIVLVVFGAGRLPEVMGSLGKGVQQFKRGLKEPPEIDVTPTDEAAPAKPKSDS from the coding sequence ATGTTCGGCCTGGGCATCGGCGAGTTGCTCGTGGTGCTCGTCATCGTGCTCGTGGTCTTCGGCGCCGGACGGCTGCCGGAGGTCATGGGATCGCTCGGCAAGGGCGTGCAGCAGTTCAAGCGCGGCTTGAAGGAGCCCCCCGAGATCGACGTCACGCCGACCGACGAGGCCGCGCCGGCGAAGCCCAAGAGCGACAGTTGA